Within the Arctopsyche grandis isolate Sample6627 unplaced genomic scaffold, ASM5162203v2 HiC_scaffold_453, whole genome shotgun sequence genome, the region aataatttaagccGGAAAACCATTAAACCTGTGTCAAAGATTTATTCAAAAGAAATTTTGGCTTCAATACCGCCTTCTATAATAGCATATCCCACCAATCTCCAGTTATTTCTGATTTTTCTTGAGATGGCTATTCTTTCATTGAATTCACAACAACAAGGTTTGAGAAGATCAAAAGTGGCTGTTGTAGCTGTTAAATCAAGAATTTTACATCCTGTTGTGGTACTTCCAATATTCAAAAGAATTGGCTCTTCCTTCTTTAAAGCTTCCTTAGATCCACTCAAAGTTTTTTGGAACAATTCATAGCTCACATTAAGCCGATAATAAATGTTTGGTAGTGTTCCTTTAAGACCCATAGTCATACCGACAAGTTTATCAGACTTACATAAACTTGGATCTAAATTCGTTCCTACACCAATTAGTCCCCCCTGATAAGCTTTTTCAAGCACTGTCTTTTCCGCTTTAAGGCTTGTTATATCTGTAATATATGGTCTGCatacaaataaatcattttctttAGAAATCTGTCCTGGCCGTATCTCTATTTCATCTCCAATAGTAAAAACTCCAGACACTAGTGAGCCGCCTACTACACCACCAAAGAGATCTAAAACATTTGTTCCTGGTTTGTTTACATCAAACGAACGAATCACAATCATCTTTGCTTTTTTATTCATATCCCTTTTTGGTGGTTGGatataattaacaataaaatcaagTATGGCATCTATATTCATCCTTAATTGACCAGAAACTGGTATTACAGGCCCATCAACTTGAGATGTTTTCAAAAACTCCTTGATCTGATCATGTTGTTCTAAAGCTTGCTCTTTAGTAactaaatctattttattttgtattactacaatttttttaagattcaTTACTTCAACAGCAAAAAGATGCTCAGTAGTTTGTGGCTGTGGGCATGGTTCATTTGCTGCCACTAATAATAAAGCTGCATCCATGATAGCTGTACCATTTAACATAGTTGCCATTAAAACATCGTGACCAGGGCAGTCTACAAAACTTACATGGCGAATAAGCTTCTTTTTCTTATCACACCCTTTGCATGTCCCAGCGCTGGTAGAATATTTCTGTGGTCTTTGGCATTCACACTCATAGATTTTAGCATTTGCATATCCTAGTTTTatcgtaatatttttttctaattcagatttgtgtttaattgtaCTTATTCCACTAATACATTGCACAATCGTTGTTTTGCCGTGTGCAACATGCCCAATTGTACCAATATTTATTGTAGCTTGCTtgtctattattttttcttcttcttgtgaaaatttttcattcatgGGATTGTGTGTacgtaaatttaaaacatacaaCTTCAAATTAATGGCTGCAACCAACTGATTGGCCATAACTTAAACATGTTAAGGTAATTGCCAAATAAAGTTGGGCTATTCAGACCAAAAGTTCTTCAAGTTAATTTGATATATTGGTAAGTATAGCTTTAAGGAGTAAAAAATACCAAGAAAATGGGGATAAATCAATTAATGCACAGCACAAAGTACAATTCCCACTATTTCTTTAACAAAAAGTGAATTTTCGAAAACGGTGAAGGATTGAGCAGCCCCTTGCTTTTGTGTCATGTTAATTATATAGAAAGTTAATGTTGGATGAATCTTATTTCAGCTTgaattttttcaaactaatttGTAGGATACACATTACATAGTTTTTTAATAAACGCCTTTAAAtacttttagtttattttaaagcCTTTTTgattatgtttaattataaattcttagccataattaataaaagtatattgaaaaaaagcaataaaaattaataaaaaccttgtttatttatttaaaaaacttgaCAAATTGTCGGCATTTACAATCATTCCATGTACCTttataaactgaaaaaaatctTGATAAAACTTAGTTCCCGAAAATGTTTCCGAGTTAGCAATTATAATTATTCCCTTTTTACATCTTGTTATAGCAACATTCATCCTCTTAATATCTGAAAGGAAGCCAATTTTCTTTTGCAGATTTGATCTGACCAATGAAATTAGTAAAATTTCTTTTTCTTGACCTTGAAATGAGTCTATCGAGCCTACAGAAATTTCACAAGAGCTCCTTGGTATTTTAATAACTTCAAATTTAGATGAGGTTACATTATCTTtcaatttatcatttaaataggCTTGCCTAATCTTATTTTTCAGTTCACATACTTGTCCCGCATACGGAGAGATTAAACCTAATTCTTTGTGCCCCTTGTTTTTAAGCCACGTCAAACATTTCATTAATATCCCAATTTCAACCTCATTTAAAAATGagcattttgtttttttttctgttacGCCCTGGTTCATAGTATCAATGAataagatattatttttttgaaaaaatttaaaagtttctTCAATTGGTGATTTCACAAGATCACCATAAAAGTACTTGTTACTAAAAGCGAAAAGTGATTCTGGCATTCTATATTGAACATTCAAAATAGCGGtcttaatatttaaatgttggTACAAGGAAGTAGATGATGCACATAACTGATAGGGATCTCccgataaaatgaaaaaatcaccTTTCACTATTCCCATGAAACATTCTAACTGTGAAGCTTGGCATGCTTCATCAACTATACAGacataaaatttttcatcaatttttaaGCTTGACATAAGTGTAGAAAACACAATCttagaattttgttttattgtttcaatAGCATTAAAATAGAATTCTTGGACACTGTATTCATCCCAACCTTCATCAAGGTATTGTTTAATTTCTTCTTTGGCCTGATATTCAAGATTGTATTGTTTTAACCCCTTTAATTCACTCCCTACCCTATAAAACGTTGTTTGGTTGgatttataatatatggaaGATAGGaatcttaaaattatattatcaatAGAAGTATTACTTGGCCCACATACTAAAACAGTTTTCTTCTTTTTCAAAAACTGACAAATTACTTCAACCAATGTTTCAGTTTTACCAGTGCCTGGTGGCCCAATCATTTTTAACGGCTGTAAAGACATACAATCACTCACAAAACTTTTTTGTGCATCATTGAGTCGCttggttataaattcaattgGCTTTGTCAATAATTTATCAGTTAAAACAGATTTAAATCTTTCAATAAGACCAGCCA harbors:
- the LOC143922122 gene encoding uncharacterized protein LOC143922122; its protein translation is MATMLNGTAIMDAALLLVAANEPCPQPQTTEHLFAVEVMNLKKIVVIQNKIDLVTKEQALEQHDQIKEFLKTSQVDGPVIPVSGQLRMNIDAILDFIVNYIQPPKRDMNKKAKMIVIRSFDVNKPGTNVLDLFGGVVGGSLVSGVFTIGDEIEIRPGQISKENDLFVCRPYITDITSLKAEKTVLEKAYQGGLIGVGTNLDPSLCKSDKLVGMTMGLKGTLPNIYYRLNVSYELFQKTLSGSKEALKKEEPILLNIGSTTTGCKILDLTATTATFDLLKPCCCEFNERIAISRKIRNNWRLVGYAIIEGGIEAKISFE